A single region of the Vicia villosa cultivar HV-30 ecotype Madison, WI linkage group LG4, Vvil1.0, whole genome shotgun sequence genome encodes:
- the LOC131597652 gene encoding uncharacterized protein LOC131597652, which produces MWNCRGAAGKDFFRYSKYYSDMYKPDLFVFMETRCDPQKLHKPLNNLGFRIFFSVDNTGYAGGIIVACKDENMKVSLCLHVDQWIHLKVINNDGVEWRLTAIYASSFEQKRKLMWDALKSIATSENFPWLAAGDFNDIAYATEKRGGGCVSSRKCNTFRNNTEECNLSDMGSSGPKFTWRGGIYRRGQRIFERLDRYLSPY; this is translated from the coding sequence atgtgGAATTGCAGAGGAGCTGCAGGAAAGGACTTCTTTCGATATAGTAAATACTATAGCGACATGTATAAACCAGACCTTTTTGTTTTTATGGAGACAAGATGCGATCCACAGAAACTACATAAACCTCTGAATAATTTGGGGTTCAGAATTTTTTTTTCAGTTGACAATACTGGATATGCGGGCGGCATTATAGTGGCGTGCAAAGATGAAAACATGAAAGTAAGTTTATGTCTTCATGTTGATCAGTGGATCCATTTAAAAGTGATCAATAATGATGGAGTGGAATGGAGGCTCACTGCGATTTATGCTAGTTCTTTTGAGCAAAAGAGGAAGCTAATGTGGGATGCCTTGAAAAGTATAGCCACCAGCGAAAATTTTCCTTGGCTGGCTGCTGGGGACTTTAATGACATAGCCTATGCAACTGAAAAACGAGGCGGTGGTTGTGTGTCGAGCAGGAAATGCAATACATTCAGAAACAATACGGAGGAGTGTAACCTGTCTGATATGGGGTCTAGTGGACCGAAATTTACGTGGAGGGGAGGTATTTATCGTAGGGGCCAACGGATCTTTGAGCGGTTGGATAGGTATTTATCTCCATATTAA